The following proteins come from a genomic window of Candidatus Thiodiazotropha sp. CDECU1:
- a CDS encoding Spy/CpxP family protein refolding chaperone, with the protein MGKTLIITLIVLVTLLISGVAIARFKGYCAGPEGRISWMTERIGKQLDLDDSQHHQLTALKDQIVLSVNELRRDRSSYVDQAIDLLESPDFDREQARTLLMQKQAQLASLSSDVIDAFADFSDNLNQGQRDKLQSMIRHHREHRHCKFACDDGEQLSIGNSDAPHLTD; encoded by the coding sequence ATGGGAAAGACATTGATAATCACACTTATCGTATTGGTAACGCTGTTGATCAGCGGTGTGGCAATCGCCCGCTTTAAAGGTTATTGCGCAGGCCCCGAGGGACGCATCAGTTGGATGACTGAGCGGATCGGCAAGCAGCTCGACCTCGACGATTCTCAGCACCACCAGCTTACAGCACTTAAAGATCAGATAGTGTTGAGTGTAAATGAGCTAAGAAGAGATAGGTCAAGCTATGTTGACCAGGCTATCGATCTGCTTGAAAGCCCTGATTTCGACCGTGAACAAGCCCGCACCCTGCTGATGCAGAAGCAGGCCCAATTGGCCAGCCTCAGCTCGGATGTCATAGATGCCTTTGCCGATTTCAGTGATAATCTCAATCAAGGCCAACGAGATAAACTACAATCGATGATCAGACATCATCGCGAACATCGCCATTGCAAGTTTGCCTGTGACGATGGTGAGCAATTGAGTATTGGAAATAGTGATGCCCCGCATCTTACTGATTGA
- a CDS encoding EAL domain-containing protein, which translates to MRLSQKILLITIGTLSFSLLLSSAANIFSFRSNYTDALLTGSFGIGHSIESVLTELLGLGLTLESLSGVDKKLSDIAQDNQHIEYAGVTDLTGLVLFHNDHTQKGQKYSDPVTLKTLSSKQPLWQIYQQSDGKYFYDVAVPIFDEGKPIGVIRLGFSTKVIDEKVLQAIRQVLVNVLITFIIIALLLNFFLRKQLIEPIKRLSRYATAIASGRFGDSVKFHSGDEIGTLSSALEDMGSTIEKQIDELKRSGIELEEKVEARTQQLAESNETLQTSNASLKQALQRAQELSEALRNSEERFRMLFEANKAVMLTIDPDTGTILAANNAAVDFYGYDQDKLLGMQISDINILSQKDIDLEMQHARNEERHHFYFRHALASGEIRDVEVHSGPIDWNGKEVLYSIIHDVTDRKKAEAELEYIANYDALTGLPNRRLKIDRLRQAIANSKRNGASVGICYLDLDGFKPINDRFGHDTGDQILIEISHRLQATLREKDTVSRVGGDEFVLILSDLTGVQQCTQILDRILEEIAEPIQVGNTNLEVNASIGVTLFPEDEVDADILIRHADQAMYWAKEEGKNCYHLFDPHQNKQVKVNRENYQHLENALLNEEFVIYYQPKVDMYSCEVIGVEALIRWMHPEYGITLPGEFLSLITKTDLELELGKWVMDQALQQVSEWQGNGIQLPISVNVGVYHLQSPIFTEQVRELFSKHPNVKPEMLELEILETASIEDTNAIYHTLTDCHELGIKISLDDFGTGYSSLAYFHRLPVDTLKIDQSFVQAMLDDPQDLTIVDSVVRLAHAFRHPVIAEGVESIEHASALLTLGCRFGQGYAIAKPMPAEKIPAWLKEWEEDQLWKDLKKRLLKSDQVGVDLAISSHQKWMDNVLGFVTQDKSLDHSKLDSKHCTFSYWFNGIGFVQYGNMPDYKDINRLHEEIHALGYKLVSIKNNGNIENTQQGVNDLITMSKRMISLIDNLDEIEAEASSFN; encoded by the coding sequence ATGAGACTAAGCCAGAAAATTCTGCTTATTACTATCGGCACGCTTTCATTCTCCTTGCTGCTTAGCTCTGCCGCCAATATATTCAGTTTCCGTTCAAATTATACCGATGCATTACTCACAGGCAGTTTCGGTATTGGACATAGCATTGAGAGCGTCCTGACTGAACTGCTGGGCCTTGGCTTAACCCTCGAGTCACTGTCTGGCGTGGACAAAAAGCTTTCCGACATTGCACAAGATAATCAGCATATAGAGTATGCCGGTGTGACAGACCTAACCGGCCTGGTGCTGTTTCACAATGATCATACACAGAAAGGGCAGAAATATAGCGACCCTGTGACACTCAAGACCTTGTCTTCAAAACAACCCCTGTGGCAGATCTATCAGCAATCCGATGGGAAGTATTTTTACGATGTGGCTGTACCCATCTTTGATGAAGGCAAACCAATCGGGGTAATTAGACTCGGTTTCTCCACAAAGGTCATTGATGAAAAGGTGTTACAGGCAATCAGGCAGGTTCTGGTCAATGTATTGATTACATTTATTATCATTGCGCTACTTCTCAATTTCTTTTTGCGCAAGCAACTTATAGAGCCTATCAAGCGACTTTCCAGGTATGCTACAGCTATTGCAAGCGGCCGCTTCGGAGACTCAGTAAAGTTTCATAGTGGAGACGAGATCGGTACCCTGTCCAGTGCATTGGAAGACATGGGGAGCACTATCGAAAAACAGATCGACGAACTCAAGCGTTCCGGAATTGAGTTGGAAGAGAAAGTAGAAGCGCGTACCCAACAACTTGCGGAATCCAATGAGACATTACAAACCAGCAATGCGAGCTTGAAGCAGGCACTGCAGAGAGCACAGGAACTGTCTGAGGCTCTACGTAATAGTGAAGAGCGCTTCAGAATGTTATTCGAAGCGAACAAGGCGGTGATGCTTACGATTGATCCGGATACAGGCACTATTCTAGCGGCAAACAACGCGGCGGTTGATTTTTACGGATATGATCAGGATAAGCTGTTGGGCATGCAAATCAGCGACATAAATATTCTTAGTCAGAAGGATATCGATCTAGAGATGCAACATGCCCGAAATGAAGAGCGCCACCACTTCTACTTTCGCCATGCCCTGGCGTCAGGTGAGATTCGAGATGTGGAGGTGCATTCAGGTCCGATCGACTGGAATGGTAAGGAGGTTCTCTACTCTATTATTCATGATGTAACAGACAGAAAGAAGGCGGAAGCAGAGCTTGAATATATCGCCAATTATGATGCATTGACTGGCCTGCCCAACCGGCGTTTGAAGATAGACAGGCTACGTCAGGCGATAGCTAACAGTAAGCGGAATGGTGCCAGTGTAGGGATCTGCTATTTGGATCTTGATGGCTTTAAACCGATTAACGATCGCTTCGGCCATGATACCGGCGATCAGATATTGATCGAAATCTCACATCGATTACAAGCCACATTACGTGAAAAAGACACGGTTTCGCGTGTCGGTGGCGATGAATTCGTATTGATATTGAGTGATTTGACAGGTGTGCAGCAATGTACACAGATCCTGGACAGGATATTGGAGGAGATAGCAGAGCCCATACAGGTAGGAAATACCAATTTAGAGGTGAATGCCAGTATAGGGGTGACACTATTTCCGGAAGATGAAGTGGATGCCGATATCCTGATCCGGCATGCAGACCAGGCAATGTATTGGGCGAAGGAGGAGGGTAAAAATTGTTATCACCTGTTTGATCCGCACCAAAATAAGCAGGTCAAGGTGAATCGAGAAAACTACCAGCATCTTGAGAATGCATTGCTCAATGAGGAATTTGTTATTTACTATCAACCCAAGGTTGATATGTATAGTTGTGAAGTGATCGGTGTTGAGGCTCTGATTCGTTGGATGCATCCTGAATATGGAATCACCCTGCCTGGCGAATTCCTATCGCTGATCACAAAAACTGACTTGGAGCTGGAGTTGGGTAAATGGGTAATGGATCAGGCGCTGCAGCAGGTAAGCGAGTGGCAAGGGAACGGCATCCAGCTTCCGATCAGCGTGAATGTGGGTGTGTATCATCTTCAGTCTCCAATTTTTACCGAGCAAGTGCGGGAACTCTTTTCAAAACATCCCAACGTGAAACCGGAAATGCTCGAATTGGAGATTTTGGAGACAGCTTCCATCGAGGACACCAATGCAATCTACCATACCCTGACCGATTGTCATGAACTTGGCATTAAGATCTCCTTGGACGATTTTGGAACAGGTTACTCCTCTCTCGCCTATTTTCATCGCCTTCCGGTCGATACCTTGAAGATCGATCAAAGTTTTGTACAGGCTATGCTGGATGACCCACAGGACCTGACCATAGTCGACAGTGTGGTTCGCCTTGCACATGCATTCAGACATCCGGTGATAGCGGAAGGTGTTGAGTCAATCGAGCATGCCTCAGCACTGCTTACCCTAGGTTGTCGATTCGGTCAGGGGTATGCTATCGCAAAACCGATGCCGGCGGAGAAGATACCAGCCTGGTTAAAAGAGTGGGAAGAGGATCAGCTTTGGAAAGATCTCAAGAAGAGACTCTTGAAAAGCGATCAAGTTGGTGTCGATCTGGCGATATCAAGCCACCAGAAATGGATGGATAATGTATTAGGGTTTGTTACTCAGGACAAGTCATTGGATCATAGCAAACTGGACAGTAAACACTGTACCTTCAGTTACTGGTTCAATGGGATAGGATTTGTTCAGTACGGCAATATGCCTGACTATAAAGATATCAATAGACTACATGAAGAGATCCATGCGCTGGGTTACAAATTAGTCAGTATTAAAAATAATGGTAATATAGAAAATACTCAGCAGGGTGTTAATGATCTCATTACAATGAGCAAGCGAATGATAAGTCTAATTGACAACCTGGATGAAATTGAAGCAGAGGCATCTTCATTTAATTGA
- the tcdA gene encoding tRNA cyclic N6-threonylcarbamoyladenosine(37) synthase TcdA, translated as MNNERRFGGIARLYGQQALQRFSDSHVAVIGVGGVGSWAVEALARSGIGTLTLYDLDHIAESNVNRQLHAIEGNFGKAKVAVLAERVLTINPHCQVNPVELFIDQTTFGMLLDGGFDYVIDCVDNFRVKTALIAFCRSNKIPVITVGGAGGQTDPTRIRLADLSRSEQDPLLAKCRKLLRKEYGFSSNTKRRFNIPCVFSSEQQCYPDAQGDVCLERPSDIESSLNCGGYGSVMTVTASFGLVAVSYVLRRISEASNTG; from the coding sequence TTGAACAATGAGAGACGTTTCGGGGGTATAGCACGCCTCTATGGGCAACAGGCATTACAACGGTTTTCTGATTCTCATGTTGCCGTGATAGGCGTGGGTGGCGTGGGGTCCTGGGCCGTTGAAGCCCTTGCGCGCAGTGGTATCGGTACGCTTACGCTGTATGATCTCGATCATATTGCGGAGTCGAATGTAAATCGTCAGCTACATGCCATTGAAGGTAACTTTGGCAAGGCCAAGGTGGCAGTTCTGGCTGAACGGGTATTGACTATTAATCCACACTGCCAGGTCAATCCTGTAGAGCTCTTTATTGACCAAACCACATTCGGAATGCTGCTTGACGGTGGATTCGATTATGTGATCGATTGTGTCGATAATTTCAGAGTAAAAACAGCTTTGATCGCGTTCTGCCGAAGCAATAAGATCCCGGTCATTACAGTCGGCGGTGCTGGTGGCCAGACTGATCCAACCAGAATCCGCTTGGCGGACCTAAGCCGTAGTGAGCAGGATCCACTGCTCGCGAAATGTCGCAAACTGCTGCGCAAGGAGTATGGCTTCTCGAGTAACACCAAACGCAGATTCAATATTCCCTGTGTCTTCTCGTCTGAGCAGCAGTGCTATCCCGATGCCCAGGGTGATGTTTGTCTGGAACGACCGTCTGACATTGAGAGTTCATTAAACTGTGGAGGATACGGCTCAGTGATGACGGTAACCGCGAGTTTCGGT